The Felis catus isolate Fca126 chromosome C2, F.catus_Fca126_mat1.0, whole genome shotgun sequence genomic sequence aagaaaTTCTGTGTTTATGggctggaagaattaatattgttaaatgtccatactactcaaagccatCTACAAATTCAAGGTTATCTCTAttaaaatcccaatggcatttttcacagaactagaacaaataaatttaaaatttgtacggaaccataaaagaccccaaatagccaaagcaattgtGGGAAAGAAGAACGAAGCAGGCAGCATCTCATCCCctcatttcaaactatattataaagctatagtaattaaaacagtacagtactggcataaaaacagacacggAGCTCAGTGGACGAGGACAGAGCcaagaaataaacctatgcatagatggtcaattaatttacaacaaaggagccaaaaaCATACAACAGAGGAAAGgctagtctcttcaataagttgGGTcaggaaaattggacagccatGTGCAAAAGACTGAAACTGGACTGCCatcttataccatacaaaaaattaactcaaaatggattaaaaaacttgaatataagacctaaaaacataaaactcctagaagagaacataggcagtcaGCTCCTTGACACAGGTCTTGGTGACAAtttttgaatctgacaccaaaagcaaaacaacaatcACAAAAGTAAACAGGTGgcactacatcaaactaaaaggattctggacagtgaaggaaaccatcaagaaaatggaaaggcaacgtactaaatgagagaaaatatttgatcTGATATGTCGATAAGGGCTAATATCTGAAAAGGGGCtactatacaaaatatataaggaattcatataactcaacagcaaaaagaaaaaaaatccaattaaaaaatgggcagaatactcATTTTTTCCCAAAGATATGCAGATGGCCAATAGGTCCATGAGAAGATGCTTtccatcattaatcatcagataaatgcacatcaaaaccaaaatgaaatatccACTAACAgatgttagaatgactattatcttaaaaacaaaaacactagaaataacaaacgtcggtgaggatgtggagaaaagggagcccatgtgcactgctggtgggaatgtaaactggtgcagccactatagaaaataaTGTGGAGGCTCCTTGAAACATTACAAATAGAAccaccatacaatccagcaattccacttctgggtatttatccaaagaaagcaaaaacataagCTCAAAAAGATGTAagtacccccatgttcactgcagcattatttacaatagccaagatatggaaataacgtAAGTGTCCATAAaaaactgaatggataaagaaattgtaatacacaaacacacacagacgaatatcattcagccataaaaaagaatgaaaacttgctatttgtgacaacatgcatggacttgagaacattatgccaagtgaaagaagtcagagaaagacaaataccataatgATCTTGCTcgtatgtgaaatctaaaaataagtaaaaatttaaaaccaaactcataggggcgcctgggtggcgcagtcggttaggcgtccgacttcagccaggtcacgatctcgcggtctgtgggttcgagccccgcgtcgggctctgggctgatggctcggagcctggagcctgtttccgattctgtgtctccctctctctctgcccctccccctttcatgctctgtctctctctgtcccaaaaataaataaaaaacgttgaaaaaaaataaaaaataaaaaataaaaaaaaaaccaaactcatagatacagagaacagattggtggctgccagaggtagggtggggcggggcgggggggggggtggggagggtggtggtgatgacTGGGAAAAACCGATGAActgtttttgtttgggttttttcacttaactaaattttaaaaagaaaagaaaagaacagtgaggtgtctgggtggctcagtcagttaagcatcccactcgtattcagttcaggtcatgatctcacggttcgtgggttccagccccacgtcggtctctgcactgttagcgtagagcccgcttgggattctctctctctgcccttcctccagttgctcgctctccctctcaaaaataaatttaaaaaataaacttaaaaaaataaagaaaagaatggttacctgtggagagagaagggggccaGATATATATAGAATACAGAGAACAGGCATACGCTTTCATTATAGACCATTTTCTCACTatacttttttatgttatttgatCCTTAAACTGTGTGCAAAGATGGACTcggattttttttctaagtaaaagttaaatttaaagcttatttttttaaagccaaaatttGACAGATGGCAACAGCTGCACTAATTCGCAAAGCGTGAGAAAGTGGTCTTCGGGCACACAGAAAAGCATGCCCAAAGGTAAAATATGGAGAAGAACAAGCCTACGTTGAGCTCGTCTATGACACAGGCAGAACTGGAGGAGGTATCGCTGGGACAACGGGCAGCCACCGGAGGTACTCAGGAGGAGAAGTGGTATGATCACATCCTCattccaaaatagaaaagaactcTGACAAGAAGAGATGAGTAGCTTAGAAAAAAGACCAGCAGCAAAGACATCAGTTGGGAAGTTAACCCAAAAGACCAGACCACATGAAAGACGGTGGCCAGACTGTGGCAACAGCAGCGGGGTTAGAAACATGCAGCACAGCTCAGTGGGAAGCCATGTCCTGAGAGTCCTACATGTCAGGTACTGTGCTGCTAGTACACATTTAAAGGGAGACACGGGATTTCTCTGCCTAGTAACTCAGGGGAACATAAGTCGATCACATGCCCTAAAACGTGTGGTGATGCCTATGTGTGAGGGGCTGAGAAGGACAGAGGTGTGAATAAAGGATGACAAAAGTTCCCAGCATCTTCAAACGCAGCGAAGAATAGTAAGAATGTTACCTAAGACAGCAaagtcaggaaaatgaaaatgtctctGTGCTCTACTTTGCTATCGACAAGTCACAAAACTGTTTTGATGGATGACAAAAATACAGCATTCTACAAGGTCATCATTCGGACACATCAGCAATCTGATTAATAGTTTTTCAGAGGGTGAAAACACACCACTATGTAAGATACACAAATCCCAGGTAAAattctggaaattttaaaatgggagaaTGGTAGAGACTATGACTCAGAATTAAAGGAATATGGTATTTGGTAAGAATTGCCAGGATCTCCCTTAGTAGTATCTGtaacttttgaaaagaaattcttCGAGACAGAGTGTGTATTTGGAGTGTTCAGATGGGGACCGCCTATTTATCACAAAGTCAGCCGTGGACCTGGCAGTTGGAAAGTCTGAGGCTACGCTGCAGAATGCAGTAGCCACAAGCCGCCCCACTGTGGCCACGAGCACTGGAAATGCAGCCTATCCAAACTGATACGGGCtgcaatatgtttttatatttgcaGCTCGCATCAGTTTGGATTGGCTGCATTTCCAGTGCTCGTGGCCACAGTTCTGGGGTGgcttatatataataaatataaatataaatataaatataaatataaatataaatataaatataaatgtctttATAATTGACCacatattgaaataataatattttggatataatggggttaacattttactattaaaattaaattcacctaggagcgcctgggtggctcaggtggttaagtgtccaacttcagctcaggtcaagatctcgtggttcgtgagctcgagccctgcatcaggctctgtgctgacagctcagagcctggagcgtgcttcggattctgtgtctccctctctctctctctgcccctctcccgtgcccactttatgtctctctcaaaaataaacagtaaaaaaaaattttttttttaatgaaattcacCTAATAAgtcagaagaaagacaaatactatatgatttcactcatctgtggaattaaaggaacaaaacaaatgagcaaagggggaaaaagacagagagagagagagagagagagagagagagagagagagacaaaccaagaaacagactcttaactacagagaactgatggtccCCAGAGGGGAAGCAGTGgggaatgggggaaataggtgatgggggttaaggagggcacttgtgatgagcacagggtgttgtatggaagtgatgaatcactatattgtacacctgaaactaatattacactgtatgttaactcactggaattaaaataaaaacttaaaaaaaaattaagctcacctgtttctttttcctaatgTGGATTCTAGAAAATATTCAAACACATGTATGGCTCACATTTGTGGCCTGCGTTGTATTGCTAATGGACAGTGCCAGCGTGAGGCCCAGGAAGGGGTTTTGGAGAAGAGTCCAACTCCTTGGCTCACCCTCCACTTCCTGCCTCCAAGCCTCCAAGCCTCCAAGCCTAGAGGGCCACTGTTTTAATTTCCCTAATAAACAGCAGATTTTCAAGGAGGGACTTACTGTTACCTGCCTCCTGTTTCCTCACCCCTCTACCTACAGAGGTCTGTCGTGACCCTAGAAAGTCTTTCGTCTGCTACCCCATACatccagagacagagaagtggTTCACAAGAGGAACATTCTAGCTATGACACCGTTCGTCCCCTGCAAATGAAGCTCACTGACTTACTTATCCATGATAAATAACTACTGCCCTCCCCCAAATTCCTTTCTTGGAGAGAAGTCTTCACAAATACATGAAGCTAATGAAGGGTCAGTGCTCTCCCACTCATTCTGAAGCTTTAGGGAAATCATTTAACTGTGCTGAACTTGCTTTcccttctgcaaaaaaaaaaaaaaaaaaaaaaagaaaagaaaaaaagaaagaaagaaagaaagaaaaaggaaacaaaagaaaagaaaaaaataaaaagaaactaaactaGCTGTAATGTATCTTCCAATTCCAACATTCTCTAAGCATTCAAGAAACAATAGTGTCTTTTAAAGCttttcacggggcgcctgggtggcgcagtcggttaagcgtccgacttcagccaggtcacgatctcgcggtctgtgagtttgagccccgcatcaggctctgggctgatggctcagagcctggagcctgtttccgattctgtgtctccctctctctctgcccctcccccgttcatgctctgtctctctgtcccaaaaataaataaacgttgaaaaaaaaaaattaaaaaaaaaataaataaagcttttcaCATTTATACTCTATGGAAGTGTAAGAAAACGTGAAATTATTCAAACCTTTTCATCATGAGATCTAAAGTTCAAAAATTACACAAAGGTGGCATTTCTATGCATGTGCCTTTCCTGGAATTTCAGCCTTTTcaattgcatttaaaataattattattacactcTGTCCCTGGCTCAGACTTCCCTTGCTGCCATAGTCAGCTGAGGCATGATTCTCTGATTTATGGATTCTTAAACACCAAACGGTTCCTGGCATAGAGTGAAATAAGGCTTGGAGTAACTAAGGAATCTACATCCCAACAGAGCATGATTTACATTGTGTTACACTTGAAAAATTTCTGGAGTCCAAAATACTCACTGGCATTCACGGCTTATTTTGACACACAAAAATGGCCATGCCAATCCACCACAGGCAGAATAAGTACACTCCACCAACCTTCCACTAAATATCAAAGATTTAGCTGATGCGTTCCATTCTTCCCCcatcttttttctcccttgagAGCAATAAAAACTATGCAAATTGGTTGGGGATGGCCCTCCTGGAAAGATCCCAGCTGGGTGGCCACGCTCATGCACATGCTAACTGTCCCATTACCGAGACTCGGCCCAAGCACAAGCTCTCGGTTCTTAGCCTGGTTCCCTTACAACTCAGTCTGACTccgagagaaagaggagaagagagcCCATCTCCCCCGTGGTAACTCACTGTTGCTTCCACACCTGCCAAGTGGACTGAGCTGCCGGGTTAGCGGAATCTGATCAGGGCACTACGATCCCGGCAGAAATCAGTCAGACTCCTCATAAAGCTGCATAGAGTGCCAATATCAAATCTGGGTCATACCGAGCCTCGACACTAGACCAACAGGACATCTGACGGCCCAATCTTTAGCGCCACCATGAAATCTATTACAGCTGAATttcaaacaagagaaagaaaatcaagtacATCAAGgatttcttcatatcttttggCTGTTCTTTGTAAATCATCTTCCTTCTCTGCAATTTTTTTATATAACTGATTTGTCTCTTCTTGATGACTTTCCAAAAGTTCGGCTTCCACTTCCTGGGCTTTACCTAAGATACAAAAAATGGGCacacaaacaagaaaacacattaaggaagaattaatatcTATCTCCCAATTTCAGTTCCCAATGAAATTTGCTAAAAACCAGTTGGTCACGTGTCCCCTCTCCCAGAGCAGAAAGGTCTTTAGGAGGCAACTAAGTAGCTAATGTTTCAGGTCCTTTCACCAGCTCCTCCTCTCCTAAAGGCGAGCCGCTGCCAGGCGGCTCACGTTCCCGTTAGAGAACTTTCTTGGGTAGGAATCactttttttctccagtttaaTTACTTCAGGCACTTAGCACAGCGTGAAAACAGTAAGTTTAAATTATAAATCGTCTCTGCTGATTCCGACTTGTTCTTTACTGACTCTAAAATAGGACTTACCAATGGTTTCTTTTATGGTCATTTCCAGCTCCTGTTCCTTCTGGGCCAGCTGCGTGTGGAACTCCCTCATCAGCTGTTTTAGCGTAGAACTGTGCTTCAGCTCGAGATCTTCCTGCTCCTGTCTGcgtaacaaaaatataaacagctAACAGCTGTCAAACACAAAACAAGCTGTAAAGAGTCACCTAATCTTCAGGATGGTGCACATAACAAGATCTCACTAGTATAAAAACAGGTTTAAGGgcgcacatgcgtgtgtgtgtgtgtgcacacacgcatgtCCAGAAACAGAAAACTCCTGGGAGGATACGTAAACTAGGATTATCTCTAGCCAATGCCCTGGGgatttaagaatttttcttttccacttaaaactTTCATcacacactggggcgcctgggtggcttagccgggtaagggtaagcgtccgacttcggctcaggtcatgatctcgcggttgatgggttagagccccgcctcgggctctgtgctgacagctcagagcctggagcctgactcagattccgtgtctccctctctctcttcccctccccggctcgcgctctgtctctctttctcaaaaataaataaacattaaaaatatcaaaaacaaaattttcgtCATACACATCTATGTTATATAATAATGcgaatactaaaaataaaatgagaagagtaTTTGCTGGGATATACACCTAATAAGCATAATCTTCCAGGCAAAAAATGGTTTTCCCCCTTTAAACGGACATGAAATAATACCGCCTCTTgccttaaattgtttttatttctcctcagCATTTAACTTACTCGATTTATGTTTCATAGTTTGCGTTCGTGAAATTTAAGTGTATTTGGCACGATAAGAGGGAGTGGGTTAAGGAGGACTGTCTTATAAACATTCATGCTGAAAAACTCACttgattttctcttccatttcttgttCATATTCTCTCTTCACGATATCCAGTTCTTGCTGATGCTCCTTCCGCAACGTTCGAAGATCTTTCTGCAACCTGACGATCTCCTTGCCCAgcttctccttctcctgctctgcccctgctAACTGAAATTCCAGGTCACTGTGCTGGGCCTCCATGTCAGCAGGCGACGTGGGTTGCACGACACACGACTCGGACTTTTCTGCAGCACTTCCTCCCCAAGCTTCTGTGGGTTtagcttctccctccctctgctgttGTAAAGCCTGCAATTTTTCAAGTTTTGAGGTCAAGTCTTCCATTTCCAGCCtatgcccttccctctctcttgctaAGCAGGAATCCAGCTCGGTTATCTTTTGCTCCAAGATCTGACAGGTCAGTTCCTTCTCCCGGAGAACCTTCTGGACGTCATCAACCACGTTTTCCCAGTGTTGCTTCGCCCCTATGTTATTTTTACCCCCGTCTTCCTCCACGTGCTGGGATGCTATCAAGGAACatctcttgcttttctcttcaaGTTCTTCTTGAAGACGACTTATCACAACCTGGTCCTCACGCTGCTTTGCGTCGGCGTGTTCTAGCTTGATTAGGAGCTCCCGGTAGCTGCACTGcatttcagaaagagaagaacccgtctcttctttttcctgctcTGGCCTCTGCAACAGCTCTTCTCTTTCCATTAGACTTCTTTGCAAAGCGCTGATCTTCTCTTCACGTCCCTCCTGCAGACAGCCTCGGAGATCTGCTTCTTCGTGCTCAGTCCAGGCTGCCGCGGTTTTTGCTGACCTGGGTACAACCGGTGCTTCTGACCGTGGTGAACCTTCCACCGATTTAAGTTTTGCTTCCAAGGCCTGaatttctcgctctctctcctgaAGCTTTGCGTTTAGCTCCCCCAGATGGCCTTCTGCATCTTTCTTATATTGCTGCTCTTTCTCCTCCATTTGAGACAACAACTGCTTCTTGATGGCAGCAATTTTTTGCTCGGCTTTTCTCTTCAGTTCTGCCAGTTTCGCGGCACCCTCCAGCTCAAGCCTGTCTTCCAGGGCCCTCAgctcctcttctctgcccttgACGCTTGCATTTGCGTGTTCCAATTCTTTCTCCTTGGTTTCAAGTGCGGATGTCATAGAAGACACTTGCCTTTCGAGGCGCAAGACTTTTTCTTCAGCTTCTTGAACCCTGCTGTCCTTTTCTTCTCCTAACTCTTGAATGTGCCGAAGCTCACGAAGCATCTCTTCCCGTTCGGCGTCCTTCTGCCGACTGTGTTTGTTAAGAGCTTCATTCAGGGACTCAGTTTCAGCTGTCTTCCGAGCCAGATGCTCCTCTAACTCCGCAACTCTCGCCTTCTGGGTTTCTAACTCGCTCTCTAAATTACGCTCCTCTTGCTCCAGCTTGCTCTTACCTTCCATTTCTCCCTTGGAACATCCAAACCTTCCGTTCGGCTGATCAAGGTCCGCCTTCGATAAGTTTACCTGCTCAGCCGCGTTGCTGGCTTCCTTCGCTTTTGACTCAAGCTGCGTCTGCAGTTCTTTGATAGTATTTTGATACTGTATGAATTTTGACTGTGCTCTCTTCTTCCACTCGGACAGTTTGCCGGACAAGTGATCTACCTGTGCGAGAGCAGAGGCTTTCTCCTTACTCAGAGTTTCAGCGTTCAAGGACAAGTTTTGCACCTGGTCCAGCAAGTCACGTTGCTGTTCATCGTATTGCTTCCTCAGTGACGCAACGGCCGCTTCTTTTTCCGTGGCGCTGATGCTGTTCTGAAGCTGAGTGTTCAGATCAATCAGCTGTTTGCTAAGACTGCCGATCTCAGATTTCTTTTCCCTGAGCTCTTCTCTCATCAGGGTGACAGCATTGATGTTTTCAGATAACTCTTTCTTCAACTGCGTGATACAAGACTCCTTCTCAGAGGCAGCCTGCTGCTGactgcctccttccttctgcaaGGCTTCTTTTTCCATCACAAGACCTTCAATGTCAGCCTTCATGCTCTtaatttgactttctttttcctctaattGATGGGTAGCTTGTTGAAAAGAACTATTTAGTGCATTCTGCTCTTCTGTTAGCTGTCTAAGCTGCGTTTCTAACTCAGAAGCCTTGCAAGTTTTAATCAGTAGTGCCTCCTTCACTTTTGTTGTGTGGTGTTGACAGTGGGAAATTCTAGAGAGAATGGCATTCATTTTACTGCTACTATGGTTGATCAGCTCATCTGTTTTAGCTTGTAACAAGGCTTCGGTTTTCCTAGAGTAAATATCCAGCTGAACTGCTACTTCCTGAGACAGCTTCTTGAATTCCAAGCTTTTGTCTTCTAGGCTTTTCTCACTTCTTTCATGCAAAGACTTCAGACTCTGGAATTCCTCATCCGTGGCTCTCAACTTGTCAGTCAACTCAGAAACCTTCCGCTTCTCCTTCTCTGCCAGTTTCTCCAGCTCAACTATACGCTCTTGAAGAGAAGTATTTTCCCTCAGAGAACGCGTCAAGTCAACCTCCAGCTTTTCAAGTTGCGCCCTTAGCTTAGCTTCATTTTGCGAGAGAGCATCCATGTGAGCAGACTTCCGGTGCAGCTGTTCCTGTAGTTCCTTTAATACCGCGTCCTGCCTAGCGCCTTCTTCCTTCAGCCACACCAGCTCCTTGCTCGCCTCTTCTTTTTCACACCCGGATCGGAGGACCCTTTGCCTCAGTTCTGCTACCTCTTGTTCTTTCTCCTGTAATTGGACTTCATGTTTTTCCTGAAGTTCTTCCGCTTGCTGGTTAAGTTTCTTTTCCCAGGCGGATACCACATCACTGAGTTCTCGTCTATGTACCTCGGTGAGACTTTCTATTTGCTCCTTTTGGTTTGCTTCCAGTCTCGACACTGCATCGCTGATTCCAGCGGAGTTTGCCTGTGCCATTTCCAAAATTTTGGCATtgaactgtttttctttctgactcaGCTCGAGAACGGTATTTTCAAGCTCTTTTTTAAGTTTGGCTTCCTGATCCAGCAATTTCTTCTTCAACGTTTCTTGCATCTCCTTTgctttctgcttaattttttccatcttcttttcttgatttttaaatttggtttcatATTCCTCATGTAAAATACTAATATCGTCCTCCTTGGCTGATAATTTCTGTTTGAGAGTTTCGATTTCTTGGCTCTGCCCttctctcatttgtaaaattacattttccttttctatcaaGATTTGCTTTGTCTGAGCCTGTTCCGTGTTAGTATCTCTAAGCTGGGCCTCATACAGTTGGGTTAAAGATTGCACTTTTTCCTCCATTTCACTTTTCTGCTTTTCAAGTTGCTGCGTTAAGTCCCGCACCTGGACTTTGTGAGCGTCTAACTCGGAGCAAACGTCATTCTTCTGCGCTTCAACTTCGGCTACCTGTTTAGCGAGGAGAGTTCTTTCCGTTTCCGAGGCCAACAACTCCTCCCGCAGCTGAGCCAAGCGCGCCTCGGACGCTGCAGCCTGCTCGTGCGTGGTACTCTGCTGTGACTGAAAAAGGGCCAGCTTAGCCGATGCCTGCTGGAGCTCCTCTTCGGACCTCTTAATATCTGCCTCCAAGTTCTCCACACGAGCCTGATGCTCGTTCAGATGCCTGTCCTTTTCCTTCAGAAGAAGCCCCAGCTgattaatttcatcttttaatgCCTTCTCGGTTCTCTGGATAGACCTCTCTTGTTCTTTAATGATGCTGTTGACTTGCTGCTCGTGATGACTTTTCTGCTCATCCAGCTTGGCCTCTAGTTCCTGCTTTATTCTATCTGCTTGATCCTTTAGTACAGAAAGCTCCTCTTCTAGCTTGTCACGGGCTTTTAATACTTCCGCCAGTTCAGAAGACAGTGATTCCAGTTCTGTCTGCTTCACATCAAGCTTTTCTAAAGTCTTTTCATTCATCTCTTCTATGTGGGCCTGGAAGAgactctctttgtctttcaacaatgtttctttctcttgttcatgCTTTTCTCTAACTTTTTCCATTTCGGCCTGATGCTGTTGCTTTAAGACTTGGAG encodes the following:
- the GOLGA4 gene encoding golgin subfamily A member 4 isoform X8 translates to MFRKLKQKIIEEQQLQEALASTQAPSNSSTPTGTRSRASSFTEQLDEGTPNRESGDTQSFAQKLQLRVPSVESLFRSPLKESLFRSSSKESLVRTSSRESLNRFDLDFSAATFDPSSDMESEPEDSLPNLDSLNKEQLIQCLRKMERRLNSYKGKCSEFVIAYQTLQREKKKLQGILSQSQDKALRRIGELREELQMDQQAKKRLQEEFDASLEEKDQHISVLQTQVSLLKQRLRNGPMNVDLPKPCPQMEPQVEGATKENTDSDIEPVDGASAKTLQVLQQRVKRQENLLQRCKATIQSHKEQCALLTSEKEALQEQLDERLQELEKMKELHMAEKTKLITQLRDAKNLIEQLEQDKGMVIAETKRQMHETLEMKEEEIAQLRSRIKQMTTQGEELREQKEKSERAAFEELEKALSTAQKTEEARRKMKTEMDEQIKAIEKAREEERTILQNELSRAKQEVVDVMKKHSEQIAKLQKLHEKELARKEQELTKKFQTQERQFQEQMKIALEKSQSEYLKITQEKEQQESLALEELELQKKAILTESENKLRDLQQEAETYRTRILELESSLEKSLRESKNQSEDLAIHLEAETNKHNKEMTIMVEKHKTELESLRHQQDTLWTEKLQVLKQQHQAEMEKVREKHEQEKETLLKDKESLFQAHIEEMNEKTLEKLDVKQTELESLSSELAEVLKARDKLEEELSVLKDQADRIKQELEAKLDEQKSHHEQQVNSIIKEQERSIQRTEKALKDEINQLGLLLKEKDRHLNEHQARVENLEADIKRSEEELQQASAKLALFQSQQSTTHEQAAASEARLAQLREELLASETERTLLAKQVAEVEAQKNDVCSELDAHKVQVRDLTQQLEKQKSEMEEKVQSLTQLYEAQLRDTNTEQAQTKQILIEKENVILQMREGQSQEIETLKQKLSAKEDDISILHEEYETKFKNQEKKMEKIKQKAKEMQETLKKKLLDQEAKLKKELENTVLELSQKEKQFNAKILEMAQANSAGISDAVSRLEANQKEQIESLTEVHRRELSDVVSAWEKKLNQQAEELQEKHEVQLQEKEQEVAELRQRVLRSGCEKEEASKELVWLKEEGARQDAVLKELQEQLHRKSAHMDALSQNEAKLRAQLEKLEVDLTRSLRENTSLQERIVELEKLAEKEKRKVSELTDKLRATDEEFQSLKSLHERSEKSLEDKSLEFKKLSQEVAVQLDIYSRKTEALLQAKTDELINHSSSKMNAILSRISHCQHHTTKVKEALLIKTCKASELETQLRQLTEEQNALNSSFQQATHQLEEKESQIKSMKADIEGLVMEKEALQKEGGSQQQAASEKESCITQLKKELSENINAVTLMREELREKKSEIGSLSKQLIDLNTQLQNSISATEKEAAVASLRKQYDEQQRDLLDQVQNLSLNAETLSKEKASALAQVDHLSGKLSEWKKRAQSKFIQYQNTIKELQTQLESKAKEASNAAEQVNLSKADLDQPNGRFGCSKGEMEGKSKLEQEERNLESELETQKARVAELEEHLARKTAETESLNEALNKHSRQKDAEREEMLRELRHIQELGEEKDSRVQEAEEKVLRLERQVSSMTSALETKEKELEHANASVKGREEELRALEDRLELEGAAKLAELKRKAEQKIAAIKKQLLSQMEEKEQQYKKDAEGHLGELNAKLQEREREIQALEAKLKSVEGSPRSEAPVVPRSAKTAAAWTEHEEADLRGCLQEGREEKISALQRSLMEREELLQRPEQEKEETGSSLSEMQCSYRELLIKLEHADAKQREDQVVISRLQEELEEKSKRCSLIASQHVEEDGGKNNIGAKQHWENVVDDVQKVLREKELTCQILEQKITELDSCLAREREGHRLEMEDLTSKLEKLQALQQQREGEAKPTEAWGGSAAEKSESCVVQPTSPADMEAQHSDLEFQLAGAEQEKEKLGKEIVRLQKDLRTLRKEHQQELDIVKREYEQEMEEKIKQEQEDLELKHSSTLKQLMREFHTQLAQKEQELEMTIKETIGKAQEVEAELLESHQEETNQLYKKIAEKEDDLQRTAKRYEEILDAREEEMTAKVMDLQTQLEELQNKYQQRLHQEENPSNDKVTIMELQTQLAQKTTLISDSKLKEQEFREQIHNLEDRLKKYEKNVYATTVGTPYKGGNLYHTDVSLFGEPTEFEYLRKVLFEYMMGRETKTMAKVITTVLKFPDDQTQKILEREDARLMYSSPRSGIF